The following proteins come from a genomic window of Microbacterium sulfonylureivorans:
- a CDS encoding glucosamine-6-phosphate deaminase — MTAFALDEYVGLAHGHPESYAEVVRRDVTARRGLDPARVHVPDGTAGDPDAAADRFEAAIQASGGIAVQLLGIGENGHIGFNEPGSPFDSRTRRVRLAEPARRASARVFHSAHDDAQMAITQGIRTILDADAIVLVALGATKAEAVARAIDGPVSDDCPASTLQLHRDVTFVLDRPGASKLAACHDRPSRS; from the coding sequence GTGACAGCGTTCGCTCTTGACGAGTACGTCGGGCTCGCGCACGGCCACCCGGAGTCTTACGCCGAAGTGGTCCGGCGGGATGTGACCGCCCGTCGTGGACTCGACCCCGCGCGCGTTCATGTTCCCGACGGAACAGCAGGCGACCCGGACGCCGCTGCGGATCGCTTCGAGGCGGCGATCCAGGCCAGCGGGGGGATCGCGGTGCAGCTGCTCGGTATCGGAGAGAACGGTCACATCGGGTTCAACGAACCGGGGTCGCCCTTCGACTCGCGAACCCGGCGCGTACGGCTCGCCGAACCCGCCCGCCGCGCAAGTGCGCGAGTCTTCCACAGCGCGCACGATGACGCGCAGATGGCGATCACGCAGGGCATCCGCACGATCCTCGACGCCGACGCCATCGTCCTCGTCGCTCTCGGCGCCACCAAGGCCGAGGCGGTCGCGCGCGCGATAGACGGTCCCGTCTCGGACGACTGCCCTGCCTCGACGCTCCAACTCCATCGAGATGTGACGTTCGTCCTCGATCGGCCGGGCGCGTCGAAGCTCGCCGCCTGCCACGACCGACCGAGCCGATCATGA
- a CDS encoding ROK family protein, whose amino-acid sequence MSDRRTVGIDIGGTHLRGAVLVEGAHLTGLRRIELPRDPRSRLGLLLELCAALAPDTEAIGIAVAGVVTEGRLVESANSALPPVDIRTVVQDAVARPVRVINDAQAVGLAESRPQDGGPPPTGVTLVATVGTGIGGALIVDGGLVQGRGHAGEIGHLTVDRNGPQCPCGSRGCLELYSSGAALQRAADRLYPGRGIAALISLAEQGDTEARDAVWQSAEAFADGLNSVAAVVAPTRVILGGGVIARRGIVARMYAERLSSRRWLTDSILQFARSGDAAGVIGAAAAAESAI is encoded by the coding sequence ATGAGCGACCGACGGACCGTCGGCATTGACATCGGCGGCACACATCTCCGCGGTGCCGTACTCGTCGAGGGCGCCCACCTGACGGGATTGCGAAGGATCGAGCTCCCTCGTGATCCACGATCACGGCTCGGCCTGCTGCTCGAACTCTGCGCCGCGCTCGCGCCAGACACTGAGGCGATCGGCATCGCCGTCGCGGGCGTGGTGACGGAAGGCCGCCTGGTGGAGTCCGCGAACAGCGCGCTCCCCCCGGTCGACATCAGAACCGTGGTGCAGGATGCCGTCGCCCGACCCGTTCGCGTCATCAATGACGCTCAAGCCGTCGGTCTCGCCGAGTCCCGACCCCAGGACGGAGGGCCACCGCCGACGGGCGTGACCCTCGTAGCGACCGTCGGCACCGGGATCGGCGGCGCACTGATCGTCGACGGCGGACTCGTGCAGGGGCGAGGCCACGCCGGCGAGATCGGACACCTCACAGTCGACAGGAACGGCCCGCAGTGTCCGTGCGGCTCACGCGGATGCCTCGAACTCTACTCAAGCGGCGCCGCGCTCCAGCGTGCCGCCGATCGTCTGTATCCGGGTCGAGGCATCGCCGCGTTGATCTCACTCGCCGAGCAAGGGGATACCGAAGCGCGCGACGCGGTGTGGCAGAGCGCCGAGGCCTTCGCGGACGGACTCAACTCGGTCGCGGCAGTCGTCGCTCCGACACGGGTCATACTCGGCGGAGGTGTGATCGCCCGGCGTGGAATCGTCGCGAGGATGTATGCCGAACGCCTCTCGTCGCGGCGCTGGCTCACTGACAGCATCCTGCAGTTCGCCCGAAGCGGTGACGCCGCCGGCGTGATCGGCGCCGCCGCAGCCGCTGAGTCCGCGATCTGA
- a CDS encoding glycosyl hydrolase family 95 catalytic domain-containing protein, with protein MELESQATAKMINKTLRLWYDEAAPDSDEGWTTRSLPLGNGYMGVNVFGIATKERLQITENSLLDLPDTSLRGGLNNFAEVFLDFDHDNVTNYTRELSLNDALSTVTYTHSGVDYTREYFTSYPDKVLVIRLSASQAGALSFTLRPTIPYRTTHRFAEDDDRGKSGTVKALGDTITLNGLMHYYGIQFEGQFKVIPTGGSLHSSNDDDDDNGTVTVSNADSAVIIVAVGTNYRFDPQVNSAENRLDKLAGFAHPHAKVTQYIAAAAQKTYSALLATHRDDYRELFDRARIDLGGLEPTVTTDALIGQYRDGQTDRYLEELAFAYGRYLLISSSRTGALPPHLQGVWNVFQDPPWTSGYWHNINQQMNYWPAMNTNLAELFLSYVDYARVYLPRQKQYGTEYVTRYHPAQADPDGDNGWAFGTSSYPYTGSGWHAGTGVPTHSGFGTAAWTAQMFWDYYDFTRDQAALESDVYPMLHGASNFLSRMVETVDGKLLLSPSASPEHHRAGTDSYLITKGATFDQQMTYENHRNTLAAAHILGKPSDAVLAKIATQLPLLDPIKIGKSGQIKEFREEEYYGDLVAEPNHRHASHLLGHNPGQVINSTTPAWQDAVKVSLARRGTSTVGFTAAERMNQFARAGEPEQAYGELNWWLRTFVMDNLFSSSWKLVDEKLFTIDANFGATAGIAEMLLQSHDAAIAPLPAIPVEWSAGRYEGLTARGNFEVSAAWANGQASWLEVTSRSGGTAQVRYPNIGRAIVETAAGAHVAYTTQLNGDQISFPTTAGTTYVITAIPPHAKVAAPKNLTVVENLPASVRLSWPASPTATSYSVYRAVGDSPTYEPVATGISGTGVIDSGVVVAAAEQITYRVVAIGADGREGPGATTIRLHPMPADAGDEVAGSTRRTGSGLPQ; from the coding sequence GTGGAGCTCGAGTCGCAAGCGACTGCCAAGATGATCAACAAGACTCTGCGCCTCTGGTATGACGAGGCGGCGCCGGACTCCGATGAAGGATGGACGACCAGGTCACTGCCGCTCGGCAACGGGTACATGGGCGTCAACGTCTTCGGCATCGCGACCAAGGAGCGCCTCCAGATCACAGAGAACAGCCTGCTCGACCTGCCCGACACCAGCTTGAGGGGCGGGCTGAACAACTTCGCGGAGGTGTTCCTCGACTTCGACCACGACAATGTGACGAACTACACCCGCGAGCTGTCGCTGAACGACGCCCTGTCCACAGTGACGTACACCCATTCCGGGGTCGACTACACCCGGGAGTACTTCACCAGCTACCCCGACAAGGTGCTCGTGATCCGGCTGAGCGCCTCGCAGGCAGGTGCCCTGTCCTTCACGCTTCGGCCCACGATCCCCTACAGGACCACTCATCGGTTCGCCGAAGATGACGACCGAGGCAAGAGCGGCACGGTCAAAGCCCTGGGTGACACCATCACCCTCAACGGGCTCATGCACTACTACGGCATCCAGTTCGAAGGTCAGTTCAAGGTCATTCCCACCGGCGGAAGCCTGCATTCGAGCAACGATGATGACGACGACAACGGCACCGTCACGGTGTCGAACGCCGACAGCGCGGTCATCATCGTCGCAGTCGGCACCAACTATCGGTTCGACCCCCAGGTGAACTCCGCAGAGAATCGCTTGGACAAGCTGGCCGGATTCGCGCACCCACATGCGAAGGTCACTCAATACATCGCTGCAGCCGCGCAGAAGACGTACTCGGCGCTCCTGGCCACGCACCGGGATGACTATCGCGAACTGTTCGACCGCGCCCGGATCGATCTGGGCGGCCTCGAGCCCACCGTGACCACGGACGCTCTCATCGGCCAGTACCGGGACGGACAGACCGACCGCTATCTGGAGGAACTGGCATTCGCCTACGGTCGCTATCTGCTCATCTCCTCATCCCGCACGGGCGCGCTGCCGCCGCACTTGCAGGGAGTCTGGAACGTCTTCCAGGATCCGCCGTGGACGTCGGGATACTGGCACAACATCAACCAGCAGATGAACTACTGGCCGGCCATGAACACCAACCTGGCCGAGCTGTTCCTGTCCTACGTCGATTACGCCAGGGTCTATCTGCCGCGTCAGAAGCAGTACGGCACCGAATACGTCACCCGCTACCACCCCGCGCAAGCCGACCCCGACGGCGACAACGGCTGGGCCTTCGGGACCAGTTCGTACCCCTACACCGGTTCGGGGTGGCACGCGGGGACGGGTGTGCCGACGCACTCAGGATTCGGCACGGCCGCCTGGACGGCCCAGATGTTCTGGGACTACTACGACTTCACCAGGGATCAGGCGGCATTGGAGAGCGACGTCTACCCGATGCTGCACGGGGCTTCGAACTTCCTCTCCCGGATGGTCGAGACCGTCGACGGGAAGCTGCTGCTCAGCCCGTCCGCCTCCCCGGAGCACCACAGAGCCGGTACGGATTCGTACCTGATCACCAAGGGTGCGACGTTCGACCAGCAGATGACTTACGAGAACCACCGCAACACCCTCGCGGCTGCCCACATCCTCGGCAAGCCGTCTGATGCCGTGCTGGCCAAGATCGCGACTCAGTTGCCGCTGCTCGACCCGATCAAGATCGGCAAGTCAGGGCAGATCAAGGAGTTCCGTGAGGAGGAGTACTACGGCGATCTGGTCGCCGAACCCAACCACCGGCACGCTTCTCATCTTCTGGGCCATAACCCCGGCCAAGTGATCAACTCGACGACGCCAGCCTGGCAGGACGCGGTCAAGGTGTCCCTCGCCCGACGCGGGACCAGCACGGTGGGGTTCACTGCCGCGGAGCGGATGAATCAGTTCGCTCGCGCCGGGGAGCCGGAGCAGGCATACGGCGAGCTCAACTGGTGGCTCAGAACATTCGTGATGGACAACCTGTTCTCCAGCAGCTGGAAACTCGTCGACGAGAAGCTGTTCACGATCGACGCCAATTTCGGCGCTACCGCAGGCATCGCAGAGATGCTGCTGCAAAGCCACGATGCCGCGATCGCCCCCCTGCCGGCGATCCCCGTCGAATGGAGCGCCGGCCGCTACGAAGGGCTCACCGCCCGCGGCAACTTCGAGGTCTCAGCCGCATGGGCGAACGGTCAGGCGAGCTGGCTCGAAGTGACTTCCAGGTCGGGAGGCACCGCGCAGGTGCGCTACCCCAACATCGGACGAGCGATCGTGGAGACCGCGGCCGGCGCTCATGTCGCATACACCACGCAGTTGAACGGCGACCAGATCAGCTTCCCGACCACGGCCGGCACGACGTACGTGATCACCGCGATACCCCCGCACGCCAAGGTCGCCGCTCCCAAGAACCTCACGGTGGTCGAGAACCTGCCCGCGTCGGTCCGACTCAGTTGGCCGGCCAGCCCCACCGCGACCTCCTACTCGGTCTACCGCGCAGTGGGCGACTCGCCGACGTACGAGCCGGTCGCCACCGGCATTTCGGGCACCGGGGTCATCGATTCTGGTGTGGTTGTCGCGGCGGCCGAGCAGATCACGTATCGGGTAGTCGCCATCGGCGCCGATGGTCGGGAGGGCCCGGGGGCGACCACGATCCGGCTGCACCCGATGCCGGCCGACGCCGGAGATGAAGTCGCGGGTTCGACCCGCCGAACGGGAAGTGGACTACCTCAATGA
- a CDS encoding LamG-like jellyroll fold domain-containing protein, which yields MVLGLVLVAAMLTFAPASARAAGMDYYVSDSMGLDTNAGSSTSAPFKTIQKAADVAVAGDTVHIMAGTYPETVTPANSGTASNPITFQRYNDDDVTITGLDEVSSSGWQVDSGSVYKHSVAASELGVDKSQVFVDGVEMTLAQWPNKGSANATWTAAPNVNHMTTVSPTWIEGTTIPGGDDAWNGGIVTASARQSWGFYPWKITDYTQSNHRVTFDGAGLSGNEYGWQLPSGMYPGSAHFVLAGARVAMDVETEYYVDKTTNTLYLITPGGGSPADHTVKIKTREWGFDLGNANYIHIENLDFLGAGIRAWDSHDTVIDDVVVDNPIVSRLHYTQNVDLEGFAYSGWRFSTDAGVLLGGTKGSNHFGKDNTLKNSTIKNVTAAAVTLGGEGHKVVNNLITDAVMGVWAIGSEFLISHNTITKMRMNALHGYYNDTIVEHNDISHLLLDGQTDDGATHTYAMDMGNSVWRYNVIHDFHALGALYADNATMNLGIHRNVVYDTGNEWGILVNGGSENVQMYHNTLVNPGLAGFNWYERPGYNNFGANNITTRSTFATTMGGSSKSNNLENTDPLFVNEAGHDLRLQNTSPAIDAGMLLPGISDGYTGVAPDAGAFEKDAASWTAGHDFANPPAMTSTTGVWPRMNLVENGTFDARVWGGAIQNLSWHDGWTISDSSVDVHKAWGASWDAYTVNMRSSAVLQQGDWIEQTITGLSPNTTYDAGAYLRLHTAGAGSVVSMTVENFGGPAVTPLTTTTASWQHPILKFTTGPSSTSATIKVLKDSTTPNAAYVANVSVVEVMGAQGPIGHWKLDEASGTVAADSSGFAANGTVSGTTSWVSGKSGNALSLGSANSHSDIGLRDLGTASGMTLSMWVKTTSTATNSYLFGGWDGPGVQFTFNTGTAGGGKVNLYHSSFGRVNSTTSVNDGSWHLVTWRYVKNGTFKIYVDGTEEATANVTTPINWDDWYWIIGAEGSSKSNGFIGSIDDVRLYDRALAPAEIQNLYSAAVNLAQGKTATQSSTYGGAAASRAVDGVTNGDYFAGSVTSTGLSAGAWWQVDLGQSRDIGGIEVWNRTDGVPERLSDYWVFVSPVPFTPNLTAAQRVTEGVATGYHQTVQAGSPTTIPTDVNGRYVMVQLSGTNYLSLAELRVLPAANLAQGRTATQSSTYSGAAASRAVDGNTNGNYFAGSVTSTGQEANAWWSVDLGKTRNIGDVQVWNRTDGVPERLSDYWVFVSSVPFTPNITAAQRVTEGVATGFHQTAQAGSPTIVPADLSGRYVMVQLTGTNYLSLAEVKVLPNLD from the coding sequence ATGGTGCTCGGCCTTGTATTGGTCGCGGCGATGCTGACGTTTGCGCCGGCATCTGCGCGCGCCGCGGGCATGGACTATTACGTGAGTGATTCGATGGGCTTGGATACGAACGCGGGCAGCTCTACGAGCGCGCCGTTCAAGACCATTCAGAAAGCCGCGGACGTTGCCGTCGCCGGTGACACGGTGCACATCATGGCGGGTACTTACCCTGAGACGGTGACGCCGGCGAACAGCGGCACGGCCAGCAACCCGATCACCTTCCAGCGGTACAACGACGACGACGTCACCATCACGGGTTTGGATGAGGTCAGTTCGTCCGGTTGGCAGGTGGATTCCGGCAGCGTCTACAAGCACTCCGTCGCCGCCTCGGAGCTGGGCGTCGACAAGTCGCAAGTCTTCGTGGATGGGGTTGAGATGACGCTGGCGCAGTGGCCCAACAAGGGCAGCGCCAATGCAACGTGGACCGCAGCACCGAACGTCAATCACATGACCACGGTGTCACCCACGTGGATTGAAGGCACCACGATTCCCGGTGGCGACGATGCATGGAACGGCGGGATCGTCACCGCCTCAGCGCGTCAGAGTTGGGGATTCTATCCGTGGAAGATCACCGACTATACGCAGAGCAACCATCGAGTCACCTTCGACGGTGCCGGCCTGTCGGGAAACGAGTACGGATGGCAATTGCCGTCGGGAATGTACCCGGGCTCGGCCCACTTCGTCCTCGCGGGGGCCCGTGTCGCGATGGACGTCGAGACCGAGTACTACGTCGACAAGACGACGAACACGCTGTACCTGATCACCCCGGGCGGAGGCAGCCCCGCAGACCACACCGTCAAGATCAAGACCCGTGAGTGGGGCTTCGACCTCGGCAACGCGAACTACATCCATATTGAGAACCTCGACTTTCTCGGCGCCGGGATCCGGGCGTGGGATTCGCACGACACCGTGATCGACGATGTCGTCGTCGACAACCCCATCGTTTCGCGCCTGCATTACACGCAGAACGTTGACCTGGAGGGCTTCGCGTACAGCGGCTGGAGATTCTCCACTGACGCTGGAGTCCTTCTGGGCGGAACCAAGGGAAGCAACCACTTCGGCAAGGACAACACGCTCAAGAACAGCACGATCAAGAACGTCACCGCCGCTGCCGTCACTCTCGGCGGAGAGGGTCACAAAGTCGTGAACAACCTGATCACGGATGCCGTGATGGGTGTATGGGCGATCGGCAGTGAGTTTCTCATTAGCCACAACACCATCACCAAAATGAGAATGAACGCCCTCCATGGGTACTACAACGACACGATCGTCGAACACAATGACATCTCGCACCTGCTCCTCGACGGGCAGACCGACGATGGAGCAACGCACACGTATGCGATGGACATGGGCAATTCGGTCTGGCGGTACAACGTCATTCATGACTTTCATGCTCTGGGTGCGCTCTACGCAGACAATGCGACGATGAACCTGGGCATCCACAGAAACGTTGTGTACGACACCGGGAATGAATGGGGCATCCTCGTGAACGGCGGCTCGGAGAATGTGCAGATGTACCACAACACGCTCGTGAACCCGGGACTCGCCGGCTTCAACTGGTATGAGCGCCCCGGGTACAACAACTTCGGCGCGAACAACATCACGACGCGCAGCACATTCGCGACCACCATGGGAGGAAGCAGCAAGAGCAACAATCTGGAGAATACGGATCCGCTCTTCGTCAACGAAGCCGGGCATGATCTGCGACTTCAGAACACGTCTCCCGCAATCGATGCCGGCATGCTTCTTCCAGGAATCTCCGATGGCTACACCGGCGTCGCTCCCGATGCCGGCGCGTTCGAGAAGGATGCCGCGAGCTGGACTGCGGGACACGACTTCGCCAACCCGCCTGCCATGACCTCCACTACCGGGGTCTGGCCGCGTATGAACCTGGTCGAGAACGGCACGTTCGATGCGAGGGTCTGGGGCGGCGCCATCCAGAATCTGAGCTGGCACGATGGGTGGACGATCAGCGACAGCTCCGTGGACGTGCACAAGGCCTGGGGGGCTAGCTGGGACGCCTACACAGTGAACATGAGGTCGTCGGCCGTTCTCCAGCAAGGTGACTGGATCGAGCAGACGATCACCGGACTGTCGCCGAACACGACCTACGACGCGGGAGCGTATCTGCGACTGCACACTGCCGGCGCTGGCTCAGTCGTCAGCATGACTGTCGAGAACTTCGGCGGCCCAGCGGTTACGCCGCTCACGACCACCACCGCTTCGTGGCAGCATCCGATTCTGAAGTTCACCACGGGCCCGAGCAGCACCAGCGCGACCATCAAGGTCCTCAAGGACTCCACCACGCCGAATGCCGCCTACGTCGCCAACGTTTCGGTGGTCGAGGTGATGGGAGCGCAAGGGCCGATCGGGCACTGGAAGCTCGATGAGGCCAGCGGAACGGTCGCAGCGGACTCCTCAGGGTTCGCCGCAAACGGCACCGTGAGCGGCACGACGAGCTGGGTGTCGGGCAAGTCCGGCAACGCGCTCAGCTTGGGCAGTGCGAACAGTCACTCTGACATCGGCCTTCGCGATCTCGGAACCGCCAGTGGAATGACGTTGAGCATGTGGGTGAAGACGACTTCGACCGCAACGAACTCCTACCTGTTCGGCGGCTGGGACGGTCCTGGGGTCCAGTTCACGTTCAACACCGGCACCGCCGGCGGCGGCAAAGTCAATCTGTATCATTCCTCGTTCGGGCGAGTGAACTCCACGACCAGCGTGAACGACGGCAGCTGGCATCTGGTGACGTGGCGCTACGTGAAGAACGGCACGTTCAAGATCTACGTCGATGGCACGGAAGAGGCCACGGCGAACGTCACAACGCCCATCAACTGGGACGACTGGTACTGGATCATCGGTGCGGAAGGATCTTCGAAGTCCAACGGCTTCATCGGTTCGATCGACGACGTGCGACTGTATGACCGTGCCCTCGCCCCGGCCGAGATACAGAACCTGTACTCCGCCGCGGTGAACCTCGCTCAGGGCAAGACGGCGACCCAGTCGTCGACGTACGGTGGCGCTGCGGCATCCCGAGCGGTGGACGGGGTCACCAACGGCGACTACTTCGCCGGCTCGGTCACTTCGACCGGGCTCAGTGCTGGCGCGTGGTGGCAGGTGGACCTGGGTCAGTCCCGAGACATCGGTGGCATCGAAGTCTGGAACCGCACCGACGGCGTTCCTGAAAGACTGTCCGACTATTGGGTGTTCGTCTCGCCAGTTCCCTTCACCCCCAACCTCACTGCCGCGCAGCGCGTGACCGAGGGGGTGGCCACCGGGTACCACCAGACAGTTCAGGCCGGTAGCCCCACGACGATTCCCACTGACGTCAACGGTAGGTATGTGATGGTGCAGCTCTCCGGCACCAACTACCTCAGCCTTGCGGAGTTGAGGGTGCTTCCCGCAGCAAACCTCGCTCAGGGCAGGACGGCGACCCAGTCGTCGACATACAGCGGGGCCGCGGCATCCAGAGCGGTGGACGGGAACACCAACGGCAACTATTTCGCCGGCTCGGTGACTTCGACCGGACAGGAGGCGAATGCGTGGTGGTCTGTGGACCTGGGCAAGACCCGGAACATCGGCGATGTCCAGGTGTGGAACCGCACCGACGGCGTACCTGAGAGACTGTCCGACTACTGGGTCTTCGTGTCCTCGGTCCCGTTCACCCCGAATATCACGGCCGCCCAGCGTGTCACCGAAGGGGTAGCCACGGGATTCCATCAGACCGCTCAGGCGGGGAGCCCGACAATCGTCCCCGCCGACCTCAGCGGGCGATACGTGATGGTTCAGCTCACTGGCACCAACTACCTCAGCCTCGCCGAGGTGAAAGTGCTTCCCAACCTGGATTGA